The nucleotide window ACGCCTTTATCTCCCCACAGAAAATATGTAACGTCATAAGTCATAATTATAAAAAATGACAGTGGTGTGGTCTTACGCAAATGGTCTTACGCAAAAAACCCTCGCCGCGGTATGTCTTTGCTGACCTTGCGTGCGCTATTACATACCCACGGTCGGTGTTTGGGCCCTTAGGTATTTAACGTAAAATTGACACGGGTAGTCACGTAGTGTACAAGTTAACTTCTACTGCTACGATTTTTCCGATAAATGTTATACGTGGTAGTGCGGGGGGGGGGGGGGCTCATACAGTTCTCAGTTAAGGGGTGCTCTAATAGGCCTCTTTTTAAAGAGGGATATTTCTATTTAAACATTTAGTTATATATAAATTTAGGATAGATGTTTAAACCCACAACGTAAAAGTTATTAAACATTGCCAAAAAAGGATAAGACGATATCACGTGAAAAATAAACAAAAAATTTATATAGATATTCATCCCCTATTAGTATGAGAAAAACATGATGTCACTCAGAAAAGCCTTAAAGGCTAAAAGGAGCAAGAAAGGTCTAAGCGGTGCAGTAACTGCTCTAATCCTTGTGATCGCCAGCGTGATCATCGCCTTAGTCGTAGTAGGTTTCGCCTTCGGCTTATTCGGTGCTTTAGGCGGGACACCCACAGTCACACAAGTAGGGACTGGGTCACTAACTGGATCACCCAGTACTGGTTATACTGCCACTATAGTGTTACACTCGACCGGTACCGTACAGATTGAGTCAGCTAGCATAGTAGGGACTAACGTAAGTGCTACTGGTGCTACCTATACTCTGTCTGCTGGTCCAAACACTATAACATTGTCTTTCCCTAGCGGAAACGGGTTTACCCCACAACCCGGTAGCACATACCAGATAAGCTTAGGTTTAAGCGACGGTGCTACTGTACAAGTAGCTGTAAGCTACACAGGTTAAGCACACTAGGGGTTTGATAGGCACGAAGTTAGTATCTGTTTTTTTAATGTTCCCCCTCCTCTTCGTAGCGTTCCCTTTCTTACCTCATTTAGCTTATTCCCTCTCCCCGTCTTTTACTCCGGGTGACTTCCTACTATATAACCAGACTGTGACAAGTGTTTTCCCTAACGGTACCGTTTACCACATCTACGAGTTCTACTTACAGCAGGTCGTCAAGGTTTTCCCTAACGGTTCCATGCTGGTGAACACGACGATCTATGACGAGAACACTTCTTCTTACCTTCCCCCGGTAATGTCTATCGATAATGCTTCGCATCCCAAGGTCTTCATGTATATCAGCCCGAGCCTGTTAGGTAAAGTGGCGATTTACAGAGACGGTAGTGATCTGATATATAACGGTACGGAAGACGGGCTTTATGTGTACTATGATGCCTACGCGTTACAAGGAGTCAAGTTTATATACATTATCTGGGTCAACAAGACCGGTGTCATATGTCGTTTTCAGACCCTACAGATAGGTGCAGGCGGGGGGTTAGTAGGTAATACTACTGCGGTACTGTGGTTATCTAACCTTTATAATAAGGGCGTAGTGATCCCAAAGTTCCTCTCTACTTATACTAAGGCTAATGTGGTCACTTATAGTGTATCTAACTTTTTAGTCTTGGCTCAAGAAAAGTTGCTCGAGGTCTACAAGTATATAATATTTATAGGCGTGTTTTTGATCGTGTTGATATTACTTTTTAGGAAATAGATGTGGAGTAATAGGTCGTAGCTATTAGGCTTAGCTTTATGAGGGCTATGGCTGGGAGGTACACTCCTTTAGGCACCTAAACTACAAAATAGTATCGACCGGTGCTATGACAAGTATAAAGGATTAAACTTAGAGGCGGTCTTACTTTTAACTATACCGCCGTTTTAC belongs to Stygiolobus caldivivus and includes:
- a CDS encoding DUF973 family protein codes for the protein MMSLRKALKAKRSKKGLSGAVTALILVIASVIIALVVVGFAFGLFGALGGTPTVTQVGTGSLTGSPSTGYTATIVLHSTGTVQIESASIVGTNVSATGATYTLSAGPNTITLSFPSGNGFTPQPGSTYQISLGLSDGATVQVAVSYTG